The following proteins are encoded in a genomic region of Syntrophorhabdaceae bacterium:
- a CDS encoding PilZ domain-containing protein codes for MTNIERREYFRIHDRLPVEFRKISADEFSKLQDFIKYNATQVTDKINEVYFLKERMIQTENDQTSIVMSIINKKLDMIIDLLYQSKKSDTHHNRLVDVIISGSGIQFESDVLIHENDYMELKVVLPVFPYPTITALCQAIRSDASEKNGLCSYDVAMRFLVINEKDRDLLINYVFLKERERLRLLKETAS; via the coding sequence ATGACAAACATTGAAAGAAGAGAATATTTCAGGATCCACGATCGCCTGCCCGTAGAATTCAGGAAGATAAGTGCCGATGAGTTTTCAAAGCTCCAGGATTTTATAAAATACAACGCAACACAGGTGACAGACAAGATTAACGAGGTCTATTTCCTTAAAGAAAGGATGATACAGACAGAAAATGACCAGACAAGCATCGTTATGAGCATAATCAATAAGAAGCTGGATATGATTATCGATCTCCTTTACCAATCAAAAAAGAGTGATACTCATCATAACAGGCTTGTTGATGTGATTATAAGCGGCTCCGGCATCCAATTTGAATCGGATGTCCTGATCCATGAAAATGATTACATGGAGCTGAAGGTGGTGCTGCCTGTTTTCCCCTATCCCACCATTACAGCACTATGTCAGGCTATAAGGAGTGATGCCTCAGAAAAAAACGGTCTTTGTTCTTATGATGTCGCGATGAGGTTCCTTGTTATCAACGAAAAGGATCGGGACCTGTTGATAAATTATGTTTTTCTCAAAGAGAGAGAGCGTCTGAGACTGTTGAAAGAAACGGCGAGTTGA